In the genome of Deinococcus hopiensis KR-140, the window CGAGCTTCTGGACCACATGGGTGTTGAGGAGGTCCGAGAAGCGTCCGTGATGGTTGCAGGTCGCACTGGGAGAAGGAGCAAGACTGCCTGGCCTCGTTGAACTGCCCAGAGATCCCCTTCAGTTCCCGGAGTCTCTGGGCTTTCAGCTTGCTCGGCCAGGTGTCCTCGGGACCCGGTTCCCGGATCATCCGGCTGCCCTCTGCATGCCAGGCACGTTTGGCCTCCATGGCGCAGAGGTAGAGCGCATGAGCCTTCAAATGCGGCTCTCCTGGAGGAGGGCGTTGTACAGCAGTCTGGCCTGCTCGAAGCGCCTGGCCAACCTGGCTATGTCCCCCGGGCCTGAACTGCACCTTCCCAGTGCAGTTCAGGCCCGGGGTCTTCTCGCGCGGCATGGGATCAGGATATTGCCAGGGGGACATCTGGAACGGAGACGCTTGCGTTGTGCGCACACCACCGCCCCATCATTCCTTCATGGCGGGTGAAGTGTTCTGAAGGCTCACCCCTACCAGGGGGCTTCCTGCTTGTCTTTTTAGAAAGTACGTTGAGCTATGTCTGAGCCCTCACCACCCCAGAGAACAGGCTGCCTCACCCTGGGGTTGAAGGCAGGTGGGATCGCCCTCCTGCTGTTCTCGGTCAATGTCGTCTTTTACATCACCGTGTGGGGCCTGGCAGGCTCCGAGAACGACCAACAAGTTCGTACGGTGGCCCTGATTGGCCTCTTCACCGCTGGACTGCTCATTTGGGGAATGTTCCGGTTGGGGCGTTTGGGAAGACCGGCGCGAGTTCCCCCATCGTCGGGTCCACCCTCACCCCTCGAACGCCAGAAGGCCCGGCAGAGCGTCTACCTTCGGTTCTTGCTGCTGCTGCTTGTCGGTGGAGGGTGGTACGCCTATACGTCCTGGGGCCCAAACATTTTTTGAGTCGAAGTCCAAATCAATAGCGGGTCCCCAGAAGCGTGGGGGGGGTGCCGTTGGGGAGCAATCACCGCCCGCAAAAGTTCCCCACCCATAAGGCGGAGGTGAAGTTTCTGGGGGAGAGAGAAACGGCGCGCCAATCACCTCCAGCACCTCCGCCGGCTCCACGTGCTGGCCAGTTGGCTGCGCGAAGGACCTCCGAGAGACTGTGCAGTCAGAAAGCGCTGTCCTGCTGAAGGCTATACGCTCCCCACCAGTTGCCTCCGGGAGGTGGTTACAGTGCAGCGTGACCTCTCCCTCTCCGTCATTGTCAAGTAGCCTCGCAACGCAGGAACAGCACCTCGTCTTCGACCGCTTCGACGCCGATACCGCCTGGCAGATTGGCACCCGTCTGGTGGAACTGGCACGAACGAAAGACAAGCCAGTTGTGATTGACATCCGCCTGTTCTCGCACCCCCTGTTCTACGCGGCTTTACCCAACTCAACGCCCGACCACGCCGAGTGGATTCGTCGCAAACGCAACACGGTGGCGCGCTTCCACACCAGTTCGTATGGCGTAGGCGTAGGTCTGCGGCGGCGTGGCACCACGCTAGAACAGGAGTTCGGCTTGTCCAAGAAGGACTACATTGAAAATGGCGGTTCTTTTCCCATCCGGTTACGGGACTCTGGCGTCATCGGCAGTATTACGGTTTCGGGGTTGCCTGAGGAAGAAGACCACTTGATGGTGGTGCAAGTCCTGTGTGAGACACTGGGAATGGATCTCGCGGCACTCACACGGGGATTTGGTGCTCAGGAAGAGTAATGCCGTACCGATTGCATCACGGCGGTAACCCCCGCCCAAAAATCGGGGGTTACCGCTGTACATGTGTCTTACTTCTTTGCAGCGCGCTTGTCCTTGGGCTTCGCTGCCGCAGTCTTGCGCGAGTTACCGAAGTTCTGGCTCTTCTCGTAACTGCTCCGCAACTTCCGGCGCGCCTCTTCGGCCAGGGCCTTGAAGTCAATCACGCCCTCTTCGAGGTTCTCCAACGTCAGCTTGGGCTTCCCAGAGCCACGAGTGGGGGTAGCGGCCAATTCCTTATTCACACCCACGAACCACTTGCCAAACTTGGAGGACGTCTCAAACATCATGTCCTTCTCGTACGTCTCATCACTGCCGCGCCGCTTGAGTTTCTTGGAAAGCGTGAACCGCTCGGGAAGATCAATGGCGTCGAACCCGCCCTCACGCACAGCATCCCGGAACCGCTTGACAAAGGTACCGCTCTGCCGAGGGGTAGAAAGCTTCTGAATCTACCCGCTTAACTTGGAATAAGGCACAGAGAAAGACATAGAGGATGATTAGTCAAGAAGGCAAGATGTTCAATCTTTTATCCCTTTCACAAGGAACGTCCTTAATCTCCACCAACGCTAGAACTGGATCAAGCGCAGGATGACGTAGACCTCGTTGTTCTCCATCTTCCGGACAGATATATCGAGCATTCTTCCAGCTTTGTTTTTTAGCCGTCGCCCCTGCGTCTCACCGTAGTCCAACTTCATCACGAACGTGTAGCCGTGCTGGGTAAGCTGCTGTACCAGTCGGTCGAGATTAACGGCCCTGGGCTTGACCGTGTACATCTCATACCAGCCCATCTCCTGCCCTGTGCCGAGTGATGATGTCAGGCCCTTCTTAGACATGGTGTACCAGTCGCCGCACTTGGGCGTGTAGCCATTCGGTAACGGCAGCGCACCGCCCGCCATAGAACCTGGCTTCCAGGGGCAGGCCAGAAGAGGAGGGCGGCGGCCACCACAGCGGTTCGTTTCATGGCTTCAAGCTACCTGGGGACGTCAAAACGACGTAAAAACCCTTGTGTGTTCCGGGACAAAGGATGTAGGAACAGATCCAGTCCCAGCGCCCGTGCGGGCTTTACCGTGGAGTGGGGCACCTCTGCCAGGACCACCGCGGGCAAAAGAAAGGCTCCCGCCGAGAAGCGTGGGCCCGTCGTTAAGATCGTGTCATACGGAATAATAATGATTCTCACTCATACGGTTATGAGAGTCATATCCATTTAAGTCCCACCAGACATGATCTAAATCCTCATCATAGATCTAGCAACATATAGGAATCACTTTGGTTCCGTATCTGATGCGTTCTCTCTGGAGCCGCCCACCAGACTGTTGAATGCGGTAGGTGGAGCCATTCTCGAACTGCATGTACCACTTTCCCTCTTCGAGGAAGCGGAGGTTCACCGGTAGGCTCTTTTCCTCTTGGACCGCTCCACGCACCAGGCTGTAAAACCACATCCGTTCCTCAGGCAAGACGAGGGCTGCCGTTCCTTCTCCCTGTGCCTTTGCCGGGGGAGAAGAGGCATCCCCTGCATTTCCCGGAGTTGGTCCAGCACCTCGTCGGCATGGACGTTCGGGACTACTCCTTCCCAGCGGTACGCGATATGGCCTTCCGGCGAAATGAGGAACGTCTCTCTGCGCGTCACGGGAAGGTCTTCTTCGGGCATGGGTTCGCCGAGAACGCCATAGGCGCTGCTCACCGCCTGGTCCGCGTCAGCAACGAGAGGAAAGCTGAGTTGACAGGCGCTCCGAAAACGCTCCTGACTGTGGCGTGGATCGACGCTGACGCCAGCAATCGCAGCGTGAGCCAGGTGAAACTCCGGGTACAAAGCCTGAAAACGCCTGGCCTGCATTTGACAGTGACTGGTCGACGCACGGGGAAAGAAGAAGAGAACCACCCAGCGTCCCCGGTAACTTGACAGGGTCACTGGGCGGCCGTTTTCGTCAAGAGCTGTGAAGTCTGGTGCAGGTTCACCTGTCTGGAGCGCTGGAGTTGCGTTGGGGGCCATGCTGGGCCTCCTCATGCATTCTGCCCCTTGGAATTTGAGGGGATGCAAACAGCATATTCACGGGCAGTGCATGTTTTGGTTGTCGGCGAACTGAAGGTGCAGGTCCCATTTACTGCTGGGGAGGTCGAAAAGTCCCAGCGCAGTGCCCCGTCTGTGCCACGGCGGCCACCCCCCGGAAGGCGGGGGTGAAGTTTCAGGGCGAGGGATGAGGTATTGGACATGGGTATCAGAAGGGCGTCATCTGGGCCAACCATGCTGGGGCATGCGTTCCTTCTTTCTGGCCCTGCCCCTCCTAGCGGCGCTTTCCACCGCCCAGGCAACTGTGCCGGCCCCTTTGAACGGCATCTGGGAGCTGACCCACTTCGCGCCAGCCTCCCGGGCCACTTCGCCTTTTTTAGGCGCGACGATGGTGATTGTGGGAGACCGCATCGGTGGAAAAGTGGGTTGCGGGTCCTACGAGGGCCGCATCACCGCAGATCTTGCCCGAGCCACCGTCCGCGTTGCGCCTGTCCCTCCCGCTCCAACTGTGCGCTGTCTCTACGCGGCCCCTGGTCCCCTGCATGAGGGGCTCAACGCAACGGGCCGGTACATCATCAGTGGAGACACCAGGCTCCTGGTACTGTTCTCAAAGACGGGATGGTTGACCTTCAAGCGCATAGGGTACGTTACGCCAGCCAAGAAGCAGTGACTCGGGCAGCGGCCCAGCGTGGCAACGGGAAAACACTTTCGGCAACGGTTCTCTTGCTGGCTTCTCGGCATATCTTTTGGGCTGAGCGAGAAGGTGAGCGGGATCAACCCCGCGGGGGGCGCCTCACCGGAGGGGTTGACCGCCCTTGTAGAAGGCGCGTTTCCCCTCCGGCCGGAGCCTCCGCTCGTCCTGCGCTTGGCTGGCCTTGGTCTGGAGAACCTTCCTCAGGTTCTCACGCAGTGCGTTTTGCCCACCGGCCGCCGTGGCCGCGAACGGCTGAAGGTTAATGTTCACGTTTCCCCGGTCGTGCCCCCGCAGGTCAACCAGGTCCCGGTAGGCCCCCACCGGCTCGCTGTCGTCGATTTCCAGATCGCCGTCGAGGTCCTGCCACGCCACCGCCTCATACAGACCCGGCGTGAGGCTGCTGTCGAACTTGTAGACGCTCCGCAGCGTGTCGCCACCGATTTCCTCGTACAGGCTGAGGTCCTCGTCCACATCGTTTTCGTTGCCTTCCCGCAGGTGGAGGGCGAACACGAGCGTTTTCAGCGGTGCGGCGGGCGGCTGGGGAAGGGGTTGCGGCGCAGGGGTAGGCTGGGGACCAGGCTGGGCCGTGCCCAGGGCCGCCGCCGCGTCCACCACTCCGGCACCGCAGCCGTTTTGCACACCGCAGTCTGCGGCACTCAGCCCTTGTGCCGTTCCCCGCAGGCGGGCGAGCACCTGCGCAGGCGTGATGCCCGGCTGCGCGCTTAACAGCAGCGCCGCCAGGCCAGCCACCTGCGGAGCCGCCATGCTCGTGCCGTTGTAGGGCGCATAGACGTAGTTCCCGTCCTCATCCTTAACCGTGGAATAGACGCCCCCAGGGTAGTCCTTTCCGCCCACCCTGATCTTGAGCTTCGTGTTGCCGCCCGGAGCCATCACGTCGACCCGCGCACCATAGTTCGAGTACGGCGCGCGTTTGCCGTCGGGCCCAACTGCGCCCACGGTAATCACATGGTTGCAGTTGGCAGGCCAGGCGCCGCCTGCGTCCTCGTCCGAGTTGCCCGCCGCAGCTACCACCGTCACGCCCGCCTGCGCAAGCTCGCTGAACACCTGCTGCGAGAGATCGTCGCAGGGCTTGTCCCCGCCCAGGCTGAGGTTGATCACCGGGGCGGGATGGGCGTTGGTGGGGACGCCCTCCACCTCTCCGCCCGCCGCCCACCACACACCCTCCAGAATGTCGGTCAGGTTCCCGCCTCCCGAGACGCCGAGCACGCGTACCGGCACGATCTTCGCGCCCCAGCTCGCGCCCGTGATGCCTTCCGCGTTGTTGGCGGTGGCCGCGATGATGCCCGCCACGTGCGAGCCGTGGTAGCCCGAGTCGCCGCCCTCATCGTTGGCGTTGGCGTCGCGCCCGTCACCGTCGCCCCCGTTGGCGGCGTCGGAGATGAAGTCGTAGCCTGGCAGCAATTTGCCCACCAGGTCCGGGTGCTGCACCACGCCCGTGTCCACCACCGCCACCGTCACGTCCTGCCCGGTGGTCACGTCCCAGGCCCGCTCCATGTTCATCATCGACTGGTCCCACTGCAGCGCATGCAGGCGGTCATTGGGGGTGGCGAAGGCCCGCAGGGTGGTGTTGGGAATGACGCTCACCACGTCGGTGCGGGCCCCCAGGGCGGTGAGAACGCTTTGGACGGCGGGCGTGGCCTGGCCCTGAAGCGAACCACGAACGGCGCGGTAGAGGTGGTAGCCGAAAAACGTTCCTTGGTCCTGACGCTGCAAGGTGAGGGAGCCCACGCGCAACTCTGCGGCCTGGGCGGCGAGCGAGCCCGGCCTGAACTTGATGAGAAACCCGCCCCCGTCTGCTGTGGGGGCGGCCTGCCCGTAGCGCTCCATCCAGATCTGACGCCCCACGGTGCGCTGAAGGGAGGTCTGGCCTGAGGGGAGAGCCTGGGCCGAGCCGGTTTCCCCACCGGGGAGGCTTACGACGCCCCACATGGTCTGTTTGGCGGGGGTGGGCACAGGAGTAGAACCACCTCCGCAAGCGGTGAGCAGGCTGAGACCCAGGGCCAAGGACGCGCCCAAAACGTTTTTTCTCATAGTGACCTCCCGGAAGTGGAGCTGCCCCTGCGGGCCCTGCACTTCACATGGGGTTAAGGTAGGGACGGGAGAATGGTGAACGGATGACGCGGGAGCTGCGGGGGAGGAGCACCTTCCTGGCCTGATGCTCTGGGTAAAGGTCGGCGCCGGCCCTGGGTGGGGGATCAGAACGTTGGCCCGGCGCGGTCCAGTGACCCTGCTGTACGACGCGCCCTGCGCGAGACGGACGACGCGGGCCTTGCCGCCGCTTCCCCGCTCGCCCACTTTCCGCCGGATACCGAGCATTTGCGGCGTGGTGGGCTTTTGGTGGCAGGAATTGTCCCGCGCGGCGGCCCAGGGTCCCAAACCGCTCCGGGCCCGAGTTTGCGCCACTGTCGGAAGCGCAGGTGGGAAAATGCCCGGAGGGCCAGGACGTTCCCGGGGGCCGCCGCATAGGGTAGGCGACGTTCACAACCTGACCGGGGAACAGCCCCAGCAGGCGCTTGTTCGAGTTCGACGTGGAGGGCGCGTCGAAAGACCAGCCCAGTCACCCTCTGGCCTCCACCTGGCCGGGCAGCCCGGCGGCCTTTCAGGCGCTGCGCTGCCGCCTGGCGGATGGGTGGATGCCCGCGATCAACTGGAGGGCGCGCAGACCGTTCGTGGAGAAGGCCCCGCCCACGAGCGGACCGGGTGGACTCTCCTGGACCAGACGCCTGAAGCCGTCCACCCGCTTCAGCGCTCTGCTGACCACCTGAGGAACGCTCCCCGACCGGCAGAGCGCAAAAGGTGGATGCAGGAGGGTTTTCCTCCAAACCGGGAAAGCCGCCTACCGGCGCACGAACTCGCCGTACAGGTGATCGATGCACTCATCAATGCTGGCGAAGTAGCGGCGCGGGCCGCCCGCGCCTTCCCGCACCGAGGCCCGCCATACCGGGGGATAGCTGGGGCTGGGGCTGAGCACCTCGTTCGCGCCTTCGTGCCAGATGCGCAGGACATACACCCGTCCCTCCTGAGACAGACTGGATTCTTGTGGGTCTTGCCGTTCCATAGGGACCTCCCGGAGGGGCGCCAAACCTCTGCACTTCCCCTCGACGGGCCCACGTTATGGGGAAGACGATGATGCGCGCATGACGCCGCGGCCGCCGTGTCATTCCCACATCATCCGGGGCCCTTTACGGTGCCGGACATGAGCCTCCTCAGGCCCACCCTGCTGCCCGGACTCCACGCGCTCACTGGTCCTCGGCGCGCAGGCGGCCTGGGCTGCACCCCCTTTTCTCCACCTTGGGCAAAGGGAGCCGACTGAACTTCACCCTGCTGAAGGCCAAGTACAGCGGGAGCTGGCCTTCCGCACGCCGCAACGAGGCCCGTTCCCGCGCGTTTCAGACCGGCCTGTGCGGCTAACGCGCCGTGGGCTTCCAGTAGGGGGCCTTTCTGGAGGGCCGCCCCGCGGCCGGTCTCGGCGTCTTTTCCGACGGAGCCGGGCTGCTGCAGTCCCAGCGCGTCGTCACCCACCCGGACTGCCGGCGGAAGGGCCTGTGCGGCGCGCCGCCCTTCCTCGCGGAGCGGAGTGAACTTGCGAAGCTGCGCAGCAGGGGGGACGGAACGGATGATCCGCAAACTGTATGAGAGGCTGCGCTCCGCGTTGGGAGTGCACGTTCCAGCCAACGCCCAACTGTAGTTGTGTCTTTGAACGGCATCAAGAACACCGGGGCGTGTTCTCGGCCTGAAGGGTACGGGGACGGCTGGATTGGGAGACGCTCCCTCCGGGCATGTCTGCTGGCCAAGTGGATGCCTCCAGCGCACAGCGGTACCCATGAGGGTAACGGTCAGTCCAGCGGGCCTAGACCCCCCAG includes:
- a CDS encoding heme-degrading domain-containing protein, whose translation is MTSPSPSLSSSLATQEQHLVFDRFDADTAWQIGTRLVELARTKDKPVVIDIRLFSHPLFYAALPNSTPDHAEWIRRKRNTVARFHTSSYGVGVGLRRRGTTLEQEFGLSKKDYIENGGSFPIRLRDSGVIGSITVSGLPEEEDHLMVVQVLCETLGMDLAALTRGFGAQEE
- a CDS encoding peroxiredoxin, which produces MRRPSMAPNATPALQTGEPAPDFTALDENGRPVTLSSYRGRWVVLFFFPRASTSHCQMQARRFQALYPEFHLAHAAIAGVSVDPRHSQERFRSACQLSFPLVADADQAVSSAYGVLGEPMPEEDLPVTRRETFLISPEGHIAYRWEGVVPNVHADEVLDQLREMQGMPLLPRQRHREKERQPSSCLRNGCGFTAWCVERSKRKRAYR
- a CDS encoding S8 family peptidase, yielding MPTPAKQTMWGVVSLPGGETGSAQALPSGQTSLQRTVGRQIWMERYGQAAPTADGGGFLIKFRPGSLAAQAAELRVGSLTLQRQDQGTFFGYHLYRAVRGSLQGQATPAVQSVLTALGARTDVVSVIPNTTLRAFATPNDRLHALQWDQSMMNMERAWDVTTGQDVTVAVVDTGVVQHPDLVGKLLPGYDFISDAANGGDGDGRDANANDEGGDSGYHGSHVAGIIAATANNAEGITGASWGAKIVPVRVLGVSGGGNLTDILEGVWWAAGGEVEGVPTNAHPAPVINLSLGGDKPCDDLSQQVFSELAQAGVTVVAAAGNSDEDAGGAWPANCNHVITVGAVGPDGKRAPYSNYGARVDVMAPGGNTKLKIRVGGKDYPGGVYSTVKDEDGNYVYAPYNGTSMAAPQVAGLAALLLSAQPGITPAQVLARLRGTAQGLSAADCGVQNGCGAGVVDAAAALGTAQPGPQPTPAPQPLPQPPAAPLKTLVFALHLREGNENDVDEDLSLYEEIGGDTLRSVYKFDSSLTPGLYEAVAWQDLDGDLEIDDSEPVGAYRDLVDLRGHDRGNVNINLQPFAATAAGGQNALRENLRKVLQTKASQAQDERRLRPEGKRAFYKGGQPLR